ATTTCCTTCTCCCCTTCCGACACGTATATATAAGTTTATCATAACACAAAAAAGAAAGGTCTGAACGTATCATCGTTCAGACCTTTCTCTCTTAATCTTCCATCGTCGATAAATCGCCTGTTGGTAAGTTTAATTCCCACGCTTTTAATACGCGGCGCATAATTTTACCACTTCTCGTTTTCGGTAATTTATCTCTAAATTCAATTTGTCTTGGCGCTGCATGAGCTGCTAGACCTTTCTTTACAAATTGACGAATTTCTTCTTTTAATTCATCAGACGGTTCGTATCCCACGCGAAGCGCGATAAATGCTTTAATGATTTCCCCGCGTACTGGATCAGGAATACCAATTACACCGGCTTCTGCTACAGCAGCATGCTCGATTAATTTACTTTCTACTTCAAACGGACCAACGCGCTCACCTGACGTCATAATTACATCATCAATACGTCCTTGGAACCAGAAGTATCCATCTTCGTCCATATAAGCTGAGTCTCCTGATACGTACCAATCTCCCGGCATGAAGTAAGAATCATATTTTTGTGGGTTATTCCAGATTCCACGCATCATAGCTGGCCAACCTTTACCAATCGCTAAATTCCCCATTGTGTATGGAGGCACTTCATTTCCTTCATTATCAACAATCGCTGCTTTCACACCTGGAATTGGTTTACCCATTGAACCTGGACGGATTTCCATACAAGGATAGTTACAAATAACTTGTCCACCTGTTTCTGTCATCCACCACGTATCATGAATACGAAGTCCAAATGCGCTCATACCCCAGCGAATTACTTCTGGATTTAATGGCTCACCAACACTTAATACGTGACGCACTTGTGATAAATCATATTTTTTAATTGCATCTTGTCCAGCTCCCATTAACATACGGAACGCTGTTGGTGCACTATACCAAACTGTTACACCGTAATCTTGTAACGCTTCATACCACGCTTCTGGACTAAATCGTCCACCTAAAATAACATTTGATGCCCCCACTAACCACGGTGCAAAAATACCGTAAGCTGTTCCAGTTACCCAGCCAGGATCAGCTGTACACCAATATACATCATCTTCTTTTAAGTCTAATACCCATTTCGCTGTTTGATAATGCTGAACCATTGCGTTTTGCGCATGAAGGACGCCTTTTGGCTTACCAGTAGAACCAGATGTGTAATGAAGAATTAAACCGTCTTCACGGCCTAACCATTCGATATGTAATTCTTTTGAAGCTTGTTCAAATAAAGGATTGAACGCTACAGTTTTACCGCCTTCTTCTGCATTGTCTCCAACAAGAAAGACCGTTTTTAAAGCAGGTAAATCATTTAATGGTATGCGCTCTAACAATTCAGGAGTTGTAATTAACACCTTCGCTTCGCTATCTTCTAAACGATCGCGTACCGCGCCTTCCATAAATGCTTCAAATAATGGTCCAACAATTGCCCCTAATTTCACTGCACCTAGAAGTGCGAAATATAATTCTGGGGAACGCGGCATAAAAATAAAAACGCGATCGCCTTTCTCAACATCGCCATAGTTTTTCAGGACATTTCCTGCTTTATTAGAAAAATCCTTCATTTCCTTAAACGTATATTTCTCTTTTCGCGATCCATCTTGATAATAAAGTGCTACTTTATTCTTTCGATCGGATTTCGCATGCTTATCAATTGCCTCATACGCCATATTTACTCGGCCAGTTTCATTCCAAGTAAAATTTTTATTAACCTCTTCCCAGTTAAAATTCGCGTATGCCTCTTCATAATTCGGCAAATTATTTTCTCCTTTAATGACAGGAAGCGTTTCCACTTTCATACTTTACATCCCCCTCCTATGTATTCTATTATCTATTATAATGACATTATTTAAAATTTTCAGTATTTTTGTTGATTTTTAGACAAATTTTTAATGACAAAATTCGATTCACATCGCATATATTATAAAGTACGATATTAATAGATTCACAAACCCTCAAGGTGGTGAGCAATAAATTGATTCATAAAAAAATATATAATGCCAGAAACTTAAAAACAGCGAAAGGTACTTTAATTATTGAAGGTCCTGTCTCTACACATAATCTTGAAATGTATGAATTTCATCCAGACTTAATTGCGTTTCGTCCTGCCGAGCAGCAATATAAAGCAATTGTCGAAATTTCTAAATTGCCAGAAGCTCGTCTCATTATTGCTAGACATGACCAAACGATCGTTGGATATGTTACATACTTATATCCTGATCCGCTCGAGCGATGGTCAGAAGGAAAGATTGAAAACTTAATTGAACTCGGGGCGATTGAAGTTGTCCCAGCCTTTCGCGGTTGCTCTGTCGGAAAAAACTTATTAGAAGTTTCAATGATGGACGATCATATGGAAGATTATATTATATTAACGACTGAATATTATTGGCACTGGGATTTAAAACAAACAGGCTTAAATGTTTGGGAATACCGAAAAGTAATGGAAAAAATGATGAATGCCGGTGGTTTACAATGGATGGCTACAGACGATCCTGAAATTTGTTCCCACCCCGCTAACTGTTTAATGGTTCGCATCGGTAAACGCGTTGATACGGATTCCATTCAAGCATTCGATCGTCTACGTTTTCACAATCGTTTTATGTATTAATAAAGGGGGCAACTGGAATGATTGTAGAAGAAATTATGAATCAAAATGTAGTAACATTGCATCCAGATGACACAATCGAAACAGCAATCCGAACAATACGTACGAAAGGTATTCGGCACATTCCAATTGTCGATCAAAATAATCACGTAGTAGGCATTATTTCTGACCGGGATGTAAGAGATGCAAGTCCATCAATTCTTGATGAACAAGTTTCACTCGATATGCTACAGCAACCGCTCGAACTTATTATGAAACACCCTGTCATGACTTGCCATCCTCTTGATTTCGTTGAGGAAATTGCTACTTTATTTTTTGAAAATAAAATTGGCTGTCTCCCTGTTACAAAGGCCGGAAAGCTAGTAGGCATTATTTCCGAATCTACAGTACTGCACACATTAGTGAAATTAACAGGAGCACATCAGCCTAGTTCACAAATTGAAATTCAAGTGAAGAATGAACCTGGTATTCTCGGAAAAGTAGTTGCTATTTTTAGCAATTTACAAATTAATATTGTGAGCGTTCTCGTCTATCCAGCAAAAGACGAGAATGATAAAGTACTTGTTTTCCGCATTCAAACGATGAATCCTCTAAAAGTGATTGATGCACTTGAAGCAGAGGGCTACCGCGTATTATGGCCAAACATAATGGGGATGCAAGCATGAGCAGCGCCTTCATT
This Bacillus mycoides DNA region includes the following protein-coding sequences:
- the acsA gene encoding acetate--CoA ligase is translated as MKVETLPVIKGENNLPNYEEAYANFNWEEVNKNFTWNETGRVNMAYEAIDKHAKSDRKNKVALYYQDGSRKEKYTFKEMKDFSNKAGNVLKNYGDVEKGDRVFIFMPRSPELYFALLGAVKLGAIVGPLFEAFMEGAVRDRLEDSEAKVLITTPELLERIPLNDLPALKTVFLVGDNAEEGGKTVAFNPLFEQASKELHIEWLGREDGLILHYTSGSTGKPKGVLHAQNAMVQHYQTAKWVLDLKEDDVYWCTADPGWVTGTAYGIFAPWLVGASNVILGGRFSPEAWYEALQDYGVTVWYSAPTAFRMLMGAGQDAIKKYDLSQVRHVLSVGEPLNPEVIRWGMSAFGLRIHDTWWMTETGGQVICNYPCMEIRPGSMGKPIPGVKAAIVDNEGNEVPPYTMGNLAIGKGWPAMMRGIWNNPQKYDSYFMPGDWYVSGDSAYMDEDGYFWFQGRIDDVIMTSGERVGPFEVESKLIEHAAVAEAGVIGIPDPVRGEIIKAFIALRVGYEPSDELKEEIRQFVKKGLAAHAAPRQIEFRDKLPKTRSGKIMRRVLKAWELNLPTGDLSTMED
- the acuA gene encoding acetoin utilization protein acetyltransferase AcuA, translated to MIHKKIYNARNLKTAKGTLIIEGPVSTHNLEMYEFHPDLIAFRPAEQQYKAIVEISKLPEARLIIARHDQTIVGYVTYLYPDPLERWSEGKIENLIELGAIEVVPAFRGCSVGKNLLEVSMMDDHMEDYIILTTEYYWHWDLKQTGLNVWEYRKVMEKMMNAGGLQWMATDDPEICSHPANCLMVRIGKRVDTDSIQAFDRLRFHNRFMY
- a CDS encoding acetoin utilization AcuB family protein — encoded protein: MIVEEIMNQNVVTLHPDDTIETAIRTIRTKGIRHIPIVDQNNHVVGIISDRDVRDASPSILDEQVSLDMLQQPLELIMKHPVMTCHPLDFVEEIATLFFENKIGCLPVTKAGKLVGIISESTVLHTLVKLTGAHQPSSQIEIQVKNEPGILGKVVAIFSNLQINIVSVLVYPAKDENDKVLVFRIQTMNPLKVIDALEAEGYRVLWPNIMGMQA